GATACTTGCCTTTTCTTCTACAACAACAATTGGTCAGTTGGTCTCCTGAAAAGAAGGTGGCTGGAACTTCTAAGTGTCCCCTGGATCATTATAGCTTTAACTTAGGAtcaccctccctccccattccTCATTCCCCACACCCACACTTCCAGGCAGAAGTGACAAAACAGAGACTTCTGAACACATTTATTTGATATGTCAAGTGGAGAGAAGAGTGATTTAGGGTTACTCCCCACTTCTACCTTGTGGGGGTGTTCATAAGCTCAGACAGACAGAAGAGCAGCTTAGAGCCCATGACCCACCCCGTGGGAAAATGAGACAACGTATTGTAGTGGTTGGGGGAACAGGCTGGGAATAAAAAGCAGGAAGTTAATTGAGAAGTGAAGTTGAGGCATGGAGGGCAGCAGCAGAACTGAGGCAGGGGGGTTGCTGCAGGAACCCCAAGAAGAGTGAAGATATCCTGAAAAGTGTTTGGGGCTGGAAGTAGGGTGTGAACAAGGAGCAGGAGCCAGGCCTGGAGAGAGAAGCAAGACCTGCAGAATGGGGTGGGATATTCATGAAGAGGGTGGAGTATGCAAAATCGTGATAGGCTGTGTTGCGGGGTATACATGGAAAGCAAGGGATTGGTTCGGCAGGAGGGCAAAGATATTGGAGACTACCCATAGTAGGGGGTTCCCTACTGCTTCTGAACAAATGTAAGTGAGTTTGGGACCCTAGCACAAGTGGCCACGTGTGTTTATTAGTGTGCTGTGCCTGTGGGTACACAAGTAATCCCACATGCATGTGAAATGACCAGGGCATGATTGCATGTGTCTATATGCCCAGTAAATAAGAGTACTTATCCTTCCTTGCCAGTAAGAGTGCTGTGCTTGTGGACACATGTTTAACCATGTGTGTGTGCACCGTTCTCATGAGCACATGCAAGAGACCCCTCTGTCCATGGTATGTGTGTGAGCTGGTTCTCCCACCTGTCCCATCAAGGTCCTGATCCCCACCCTCCTTGGCTCCGCTCACTTCTCTCAGCGCCCTGGCTCCCCTGGCCCGCCTAGACTCTGGAAGCCCCCTAGCAGGCGGATCTGCTCAGTTTGCATGGAGTGTCGTCTCACCAATTTGCGCTTGGTCCTGGGAGAGCCTGGTGCCCCGGCATAGGGAGGGGCAGGCAACGAAGGCGCCCGACCTCCGGGTTGGGGGCGAATGTCGGGGATAGGGGGGTGGGGGCTGACGTTGAGCGGGGGCAGGAAACCTGGCCGCGTTTGCGATATGTGGTCCAGGAGCAACGTCCCAGAGCCCCTCCGCTCCAGCAGCCCGGGACTTCGCCTCCTTCCGCTCAGCGGAGATACGGCCCCAGGCAGACTCTCCTGGGACTGGCGCGGGGAGGGAGCCGAGCCGGCTGGAGGGAGGGTCAACGGGGAGGCGCTGTAACGGCGGCGCTCCAGGGACAGGCGACTGGACTCTGGCGAATCAGGGCAAAGATGTCCGGGGGTGTCGAGATCCACCGGCTCCATGCGGCTCAGTTTCTGCCTCAGCCCTGAAGGGGGACCAGATTCCTGAGCCTCTGGCGCTGTATTTCGGCGAGACAGGGGACCCCCGCCCGTCACTTTCTCCGCCCATGGGGGCGGGTCCTCCGGGCCTTCTGTGCTGTGACGTCGGGAAAGACGGGGTCGACCGGTCAGGGTCAGGCCGTTGAATTCGGTGGTCAAGCGCTCGATCCCAGGTCTCCCTTCCGCGGGCGGGACCGGTTGAGGAGGGGCTACTAGGCCCCAGGGCTCGGAGTTGAGCCTTTTGAGGGGTTTAGGGGGGTGACGTGGTGGTTTGGGGAGCGGCTCAGAAGGGGAGGAGTCATCGGGGGGCTTAGGAAGAGGGAATTCAAATACGTCCcgcttctcctcttcttcctgggtGCGAGGGGATAACAACCCccgccctcctcctccagcagTCTGCAGCTGGATTTCCGAAGGCGACGTGCAGACCCCCGGGCTAGGAGGAGCGGGAGCAGGGTCCTCCACCCCTGGGGATGGTGGGGAATTGAGATACTGCCGGGTCTTCTTCGTGCCCGAGGGAGAGGTATCAGTGGTAATGATGATGACCTCCGTGCCCTTGGCCTTGCAGGCGTCTAGCAGCGTGGCAAGGGTCTCGCGGTCCCCGCGGTCCAGGGCGTGGACAAGCGCTGAGGCGCCCGCGTGATCTCGGACGGAGGGGTCTGCGCCGTGGGCAAGGAGCAGCGAGGCCACCGCAGCGCCCCCACCCCCGGCGCAAGCGTGCATGAGCGCAGTGCGCCCTAGGCGGTCTGCAATGTTCGGGTCCGCGCCTTGCTCCAGGAGGTAGCGTACCATGCGCGCCTTGTTCTGAGGGTCATCATAACGGGCCCGACAGGCCGCCATTAGCGCAGTCTCCCCCTGGGCATCACCCTCATTCACGTAGGCGCCTCCCTCCAGAAGCAAACGGGCCAAGCGTAGCTTACCCTGACCCACGGCCCGAAGAAGAGCGTGGCCCTCCGTGTGCAGCATAGCTGCGGCTGGGGCGAGGGAACCGATGGAGCCGGGACTGGGACCTGCCGAGGATGGCTAGGGGTGTGGGGGTGGTGGTTGGCAGAGGCCTGAGGTCTCAGTGGCAAAGCAGATCCCTGCAAGAAAGAGGAAGATCTTATTGATGGATtcagcagggaaactgaggcaccgatGGAGGGACCCGGCGTGGGGTGGGGAAGATCTCCACGGCACACAGTCCTTTCTCTAACTCATGCCTTTGAGCCGCCCCTTCCCCCCCAGCGCATGCCTGAGGAGGTGGGAAGGGTGCACCCGCACTGAAGGACGAGCGCGTGCAAATGCGTTCGTGCACGCGCAGGGATATCcgcacccccaccctcaccccacggCTTATCAGACCTTTCCAGCATCCCCCTTTTCGTAGCCACATTTGGAATCCCCCTTTCTAGGATGCTGAacaccacccacccacacacatgcacccatACAGTCACACACATATTCCCATTCCTAACCTCTTTTAGGTTGCCACAGCCCCAAAAATtgagtggggggagggaagcagCTTGCGTTTGGGACCTAAAATGGGTGGAGGGAGAATTGGGGGTTTCTTTTGCCCCTGCTATGTTCCCCATCACTCCTTGCTCTTTCCCCTCCCAGGCTGTGCGCCCAAATAGATACCTGAATATCCGCAGAATCTCCACCCGGCCAGGATTGAGGCCGTGGCCACTGGGCAGCCTGGGTGGCGGAGCCTGGTTCCCGGGGGCCCACATGGCTTTGGGGGGGCACCCGGATTCCCTTGGTGTCAGTATCTGCGCCCCGCGCCGGATCCTGGTCCCTCCTCCCGGAGCGCCCCGGGCACAGCGCCGGCTCCGGAGGAGAGAAGCTGGGGGGGGGGCGGAGCTCTGCTGTGCTATTTATAGCCCAGTCTCTGCGGGTGGGGGCGTCGGGTACCAAACCGCTCCCCCCATGCACACATAAACCTTCCAAAATGTAGAGGCTCCAATCCTGACTTCCCTTTCTTAGCagccctcccctcagccccaaCAAACCTAAGTGTTCCTTAGGGGACTCCTCCACCACTCAGACAAGGACCATCCGGATTCTTCGCCGAGCTTCAGCAGATCACCATTCTCAGCACTTGGTGTGTTTTTTATGCGCTCCTGTGCGTCAGACCTGACCTGCCACACACGGTACATGGCACACTGTGCAGAGGGGTGTAGAGAGGCTATTTGGATCCACAGCCGCCGTCCATACTATGCAGAGACAGGAGATCTGGCTGCCTTCTTGTAGTTTGTCAGGGAGAACACGATCCAGCCTGGAGTCAGACACAGGTACATCCCCACCCTACCTCTCCCAAAAGGGAACACACATCACAGAGAAACCTGGACCTCAGCTCCCTTATGTAGACCTCTTAGATAAGTATGAGGAAAGTGGATATCCGGAGGAATTTTTAGACAGGGTAAGGGACATTTTCAGATGCCTCCATCCCATATTCTTGGAGGGGGAGAGATAGGAAAGGGGCAAGGAGAAGAGCAGACCGTGTAACACATGCCGTGTAACACATGCTCTTCGCATTGCCTGTCTTTACTCTCAGT
Above is a window of Lemur catta isolate mLemCat1 chromosome 3, mLemCat1.pri, whole genome shotgun sequence DNA encoding:
- the ANKRD34A gene encoding ankyrin repeat domain-containing protein 34A gives rise to the protein MLHTEGHALLRAVGQGKLRLARLLLEGGAYVNEGDAQGETALMAACRARYDDPQNKARMVRYLLEQGADPNIADRLGRTALMHACAGGGGAAVASLLLAHGADPSVRDHAGASALVHALDRGDRETLATLLDACKAKGTEVIIITTDTSPSGTKKTRQYLNSPPSPGVEDPAPAPPSPGVCTSPSEIQLQTAGGGGRGLLSPRTQEEEEKRDVFEFPLPKPPDDSSPSEPLPKPPRHPPKPLKRLNSEPWGLVAPPQPVPPAEGRPGIERLTTEFNGLTLTGRPRLSRRHSTEGPEDPPPWAEKVTGGGPLSRRNTAPEAQESGPPSGLRQKLSRMEPVDLDTPGHLCPDSPESSRLSLERRRYSASPLTLPPAGSAPSPRQSQESLPGAVSPLSGRRRSPGLLERRGSGTLLLDHISQTRPGFLPPLNVSPHPPIPDIRPQPGGRAPSLPAPPYAGAPGSPRTKRKLVRRHSMQTEQIRLLGGFQSLGGPGEPGR